One Punica granatum isolate Tunisia-2019 chromosome 3, ASM765513v2, whole genome shotgun sequence genomic window carries:
- the LOC116200423 gene encoding uncharacterized protein LOC116200423, with the protein MLFYLTTLNLARFLIENAPTLSVGESDVQALSVVDAWKHSDYLCRNYIMNSLPDSLYSVYQGFKTAKELWESLDLLLHEIQAEGMALSESFQVAIVIEKLPPGWRDFKNYLKHKRKEMTMEDLVVKLRIEENNKNFGKDLILPAAAKVNVMEQGQSSKNKKGKKKLRTNGGVFKPKFQGKCFNCDKKGHRSADCRLLEWKKDHEANMVNEMTRDMSQTETCSLC; encoded by the exons ATGCTATTCTACCTCACAACTCTGAATCTTGCAAGATTCTTGATTGAAAATGCTCCAACCCTATCTGTGGGGGAGTCAGATGTGCAGGCTCTCAGTGTAGTTGACGCTTGGAAGCACTCTGATTATCTTTGCCGGAATTATATCATGAATAGTCTTCCTGATTCCCTGTATAGTGTTTATCAGGGGTTTAAGACAGCAAAGGAACTATGGGAATCCTTGGAcc TGCTCTTGCATGAGATTCAGGCTGAGGGGATGGCTCTAAGTGAATCCTTCCAAGTGGCTATTGTCATTGAGAAGCTGCCTCCTGGTTGGAGggatttcaagaattatctAAAGCATAAGCGGAAGGAGATGACAATGGAAGATCTTGTTGTCAAGCTTCGAATTgaagaaaacaataaaaactTCGGAAAGGATCTCATCCTCCCTGCTGCTGCTAAGGTAAATGTTATGGAGCAAGGGCAAAGCTCCAAGAATaaaaaaggcaagaagaagCTGCGTACGAATGGAGGAGTCTTCAAGCCCAAGTTTCAGGGGAAATGCTTCAACTGTGACAAGAAAGGCCACAGATCTGCTGACTGCAGGCTCCTAGAGTGGAAAAAGGACCATGAAGCAAACATGGTTAATGAGATGACTCGAGATATGTCTCAAACAGAGACATGTTCACTATGCTAG